In the Campylobacter lari genome, TTTCTTTTATATTATATTCTCCATCTAAAATCACACATATTGGTAAAAATTCTCCACTTTTTAAAGCTTCTATCATTCTTACACAAGCACTTGCAGGGGCTAAATATGCTGAAGTTTTTAAGTGTTTTATAACTTTAGCACCACCGGTTTTAACTTCTTGTTCAATTTGAGCAAGATCATATTCATTTAAAACCTCATTTAATGCTTTATTTTGCACTTTACTTTGAGATTTTACTAAAACCATGCTATCATTGTGAAAACCTATAAGCTTAGTATCTATATAAGAAGTTTTTATATTTAGTTTTTTACCCACTTCATATTTAAATCTAGCATTATCTAAAACACCTGCCATGGCAATGATTTTTTTTGATGAAAATAATTTGCTTTCATAAAGAGCATTAAGTAAAAAATCCACAGGGTTACTTACTATGATAAACAAAGGATCGTTGTTAAATTTTTTAATATTTTTTGCACACTCAAGCATAATTTTAGAATTAATAGCAAAAAGCTCATCTCTACTTTGACCTTCTTTTCTAGCTACTCCCGCACTAAAAATAACCACTTGAGAATCTTTTGAATGTGCATAATCATCTGTACAAGTTATTTTAATATCAAAATTAAAAGCGGCTATACTCTGACTTAATTCTAATTCTCTAGCAAAAAGCAAATCTTTATTAATATCAATTAAAACAAGCTCATCAACCAACTCTCTTAAAATCAAAGCATAAGCAGTGCTTACACCAACATTTCCTGCACCTATGATGGTGATTTTCATTTTTTCTCCTTTTTTGTATTTATTTCACTAAATTAGCCGGCAATTCAAAAATATTTTTAATTAAATGATAAGGAAGTTGCAAGCTTTGCGCAATAAGTTGAGTTTTAAACTCAGGGTTTTCTACTGTTCCGCTTAATTTAATTTGCGTGCTAATTTGTCTATCTTTGCCTAATATAATTTGATTAATGATAGGAACTTTAGAAATAACTGAACTTGCCGATTTTAACGTTCTAAGCTCTAACAAACCGTCCACTTGATTATTTCTTAAGTTGATTTTAACTTGACCTAGCACATCTGCACTATCGCCATTAAAATTAAGTGCGTCTATCTCAAAAAGATCTTTTTTACGATTAAAACTTATACCAGCATTTTCAACACTAAAGCCTTTTTCATTAAAAGTTGGAGCTTTAAATAAAAGCAAACTAGGTATGGTATCAATAAAGCTTAAAAGCTGTTGATGGAATTTCAAATCTTTTAAATAAGTATCTTTAAATAAGAACTTACCTTTAAAAAAATCAGTACTATTACCATCTATATAAAGATTAAACTCACCTTTTTCAAAAACATTTTGACGCATAAAGGTGTTTAGAAAATCATCATCCATTTTTAAAGCTCTAATTTGCATTTGATTTTCTTTAAGCAAAAAATCAAATTTAGATTCATTTCTATTTGCCCAAGCTTTCACATAATCTTTTTTAATTTTAGCGTCAAATTGATCAAAATCTAAGGTTTTATTAAAATCTTTCAAAATTAAATCTATATTTTTCCCGCTAATATTATAAGTTGAATTTTCAAGGGTATCTAAAGTATTTTCCGTATCTTGCTGAGAAATTAACAAATTAATATTATTTAAAGTAATATTCACATCATCATTATCTTTTTGTGCAAAAACACTACCACTTGCACTAGTTAAATTAAAATCATTACCTTTTATTTTTATGCTAAAACTATCATATTCATAAGGATTGTTATCTTTATAGAGTAAAAATGATTCAAAAGTAGTATTATTAATATCTACATTAAAATCTTGGAAATTTAAAGTGTTTAAAGATAATTCCCCGCCATGCACTTTATTTTTTTGCATTAATTTAGAATAATTTTTATATTTTGCAAGTTTTTCAACATAAACAGACATACCTTGATCAAAATTTAAAGTTGTGGTAAATTCTTTATTATATAAACTAATATTTTTATCAAAATCAAGGCTTAAATCAAGAAATTTATTTTCCATTTTTAAACTCTCTTGTGGTAGTTCTAAGTTTGTTATAAAGGTTTTAAAATCACCTTTTTTTTGCTTCAAATCAACACTTGCATTAAAATCACCATTAATCATACTACTTTGCACACTTGCATTTTGTATATCTAGCTTATCTTTTTTTAAAGTAACATTTGCTTGAGCTATCTTAAAATCACTTATATTTATATTTGAATTAATAATATTAAAACTACCATTATAAGTAGTTTTCTCAGGATGATCAAAAGGAATTTTCAGTGTTAAATCAGTCTTTGTGACACCATTATTTTGTAAAAATGGTAATTTTATATCGTATAAAAGCAAAATTTTATTAACCCTATAATCAGCTCTAGCATTATCACTTTTAATGCGTATATAAATTCCTGCTTTTTCATTTAGCATATTATCTATGTAAATTTGGCTTTGAGCTAAATCATAATTATTAAAACGCAATTCATCGTAAATAAAATCAAGTCTTTGTTTTGCAAATTCAAGTCTTACAAAAGGACTTACGATAGGATCTATTCCTTTATCTAAAACTACTTTTAAATTATTTACATAACCTTTAGCGTTGATATCATTTAAATAATATCTATGTTTTCCAAAATCTGCAAAACCGGTTAATTTTTCTATAAAATAAAAATCAGCCTTTACCTTACCACCCACCCAAAGAGCAAGATTAGAAGGTAAATCCACTCCATTTTCTACTAAAATATCAAAAATTTGTGAAATGTTATTTGAGCTTATATTTTCTAATTCATAAGCAATCTCTTCTCTTTTGAGTGAAAATTTAACATCACTTCTTAAAAAATCACTATCAATTTTACCTTTAAAAGTATAAAATTTTGTCTTAGGATTAATAAGCAGGGAACCAATTACACTAAGATTGTGATCTTTTAAAAGAAAATTATCAATATTAGCTTGTATATTTTTATCACTAATTTTTAAATTCACTTTTACTAAAAGATTTTTACTATTTACAAAGAATAGATTATTTTTATAAATTAACTCCACAGGATAGTTATTAACAAAAATTTCATCGATATTGATTTCTTGAAAAAACCAATAAATATATTTTACATCTTTGATAAGCTGCACAGCTTTACTTGCGCTAGTTTCATTTTGAGTACTTTGACTTTGAGAATTTACTACGACTTTTTTAGCATTTAAAATGAGTTTTTTATCTAATTTAATATATAATTTCTCCAAATTAATAGAAGAAAATTCTAATTTTTCTATGTAAATTCCATTTTTGAGGTAAATAAACAAAGCAATGAAAAGTATCATAGGTAATGCTAAAAATTTAAGAATTTTTTTAATATGTTGTGATTTGATTTTAATTTTTCTTTTATCCATTTTTTATTATCTACTTTTACCTATAAAAACAAACTCTGTAGTTTTTATACCACAAGGTTCTGTTAGCAAGATTATAACGCAATTAGATAAAAATAACTATAAAATGAGCAGTATTGATAAATATACTTTATATTTTTTGGGCCATCCGCAATCTGGCTGGATAAATATAGGCACAAAAGAATTAAATAGAGTTGAATTTTTACATAAGCTTACCGTTGCTAAAGCAGCGCTTGAAACTATTACTTTAATTCCTGGAGAAACGACTGAAATTTTCTTTGAAGAATTAGCACCAAAATTAAATTTAAATGCCAAGACTTTAATGCAGGAATTTTACAAACAAAGTCCTTTTAAAGAAGGTATGCTTTTTCCTGAAACTTATAAAATTCCAAAAGGTATCACAGAAGAGCTTTTGGTAAAATATCTTTTAGCTTATTCTACAAATGAATTTAAAAAACTTTCTTATAAAATTTTTAGAGAATATAATGAAAAAAAATGGCATGAGTATATCATTATAGCGTCCATTATACAAAAAGAAGCAGCGAGCAATGAAGAAATGCCTATAGTTTCATCTGTGATTAGAAATCGTTTAAGAAAAGGTATGAAGCTTCAAATGGATGGAACATTAAATTATGGAAAATACTCTCATGAAAAAATTACTCCACAAAGAATAAGATCAGATAATAGTTCTTATAATACTTATAAATTTAATGGCATACCAAAAGAAGCTGTGTGTAATGTTTCATTTGAAGCTATTAAGGCAGCCATTTTTCCTGCTAAAACAGAATATTTATACTTTGTAAGAGATAAAAAAACCAATAAGCATATTTTTACCTCTACTTTAAAAGATCATAATAAGGCAATAAGAAATTGATTATAAAATTTCTCTTTGCCCTTTTGCATCAGGTTCACTTAAAACACCTGTTTGTGAAAGTTGTTCTATGATATTTGCTGCGCGGTTGTAACCTATTTTTAAGCGTCTTTGCAAATAAGAAATACTAGTTTTTCTATCTTCTAAGATCACAGCCTTTGCCTCTTCATAAAGCTCATCTAAATCCCCATCATCAAATTCACTTCTTTTATAAGCTCCATCTTGACTATCATCTTTTAAAAAACTCTCATCATATTCTACTACTTGTTGAGCTTTTAAAAACTCTACAATATTTTCAATTTCATTTTCACTTGCAAAAGGTGCATGTAAACGCACTAAACCACTCATACCAGGAGGGGTAAATAAACAATCCCCGCGCCCTAGTAAGCTTTCAGCGCCCATAGAATCTAAAATAACCTTAGAATCTATCTTTTGCCCTACTTTATAAGAAATTCTACTTGGTAAATTTGCTTTTACAACACCAGTAACAACATCTACTGAAGGGCGTTGCGTAGCTACAATTAAGTGAATTCCACTTGCTCTTGCCATTTGCGCTAAACGACCTATATAAAACTCTACATCCTTACCCGCAGTCATCATTAAATCAGCCAACTCATCAATAATCACTACGATAAATGGTAAGATTTCGCCACCTTGTTCTTTGATTTTTTCATTGTAATTTTCTATATTTTTAGTTTTTGCTTCAGCCATCAAACGATACCTGCGCTCCATTTCAGCTACCATATTCGATAAAGCATTTACCGCCTTTTTGGGATCAGTAATTACCGGTGTAAGTAAATGTGGTATATCATTATAAATACTAAATTCAAGCATCTTAGGATCTATCATCATAAGTCTTAAGGTTTTTGGTGAATTTCTATAAAGCAAAGACAAAAGCATAGAGTTAATTCCCACACTTTTACCACTTCCTGTAGTTCCTGCTATTAAAAGATGGGGAAGTTTTTTAAGATCTGTAATGAAAGGATCGCCTACTATATCTTTACCCAAAGCTATGGTTAAAGGTGAGCTAGAATTTTTAAATACCTCACTTTCTAAAATTTCTCTTAAGTAAATCGTATCAATTTTTTCATTTGGTACTTCAATCCCTACTACATCTTTACCTGGAATTGGAGCTTGAATTCTTATAGTTTGAGCTTTTAAAGCCATAGCTAAATCATCTTGTAAAGATAAAATTTTACTCACTTTGACATCTGCTGCTGGACGAAATTCAAAAGTAGTCACAACAGGACCTGTGTAAGTTCTAACTACATCACCACCTATTTTAAAACGTCTTAATTTTTCCAATAAATCATAAATTTTTCTATCAATCTCTTCTTCATTGATTTCACTTTTGCCTTCTTTTGGCATAGTTAAAAAATCTAAAGGTGGTAAAGAAAAATCTTTTGGTTTTTCAAAATTTCCAAAGT is a window encoding:
- a CDS encoding malate dehydrogenase, producing the protein MKITIIGAGNVGVSTAYALILRELVDELVLIDINKDLLFARELELSQSIAAFNFDIKITCTDDYAHSKDSQVVIFSAGVARKEGQSRDELFAINSKIMLECAKNIKKFNNDPLFIIVSNPVDFLLNALYESKLFSSKKIIAMAGVLDNARFKYEVGKKLNIKTSYIDTKLIGFHNDSMVLVKSQSKVQNKALNEVLNEYDLAQIEQEVKTGGAKVIKHLKTSAYLAPASACVRMIEALKSGEFLPICVILDGEYNIKEKAFGVMARISLDGVLEILELQLDNQEQNILENSLIQYNYK
- a CDS encoding YhdP family protein gives rise to the protein MILFIALFIYLKNGIYIEKLEFSSINLEKLYIKLDKKLILNAKKVVVNSQSQSTQNETSASKAVQLIKDVKYIYWFFQEINIDEIFVNNYPVELIYKNNLFFVNSKNLLVKVNLKISDKNIQANIDNFLLKDHNLSVIGSLLINPKTKFYTFKGKIDSDFLRSDVKFSLKREEIAYELENISSNNISQIFDILVENGVDLPSNLALWVGGKVKADFYFIEKLTGFADFGKHRYYLNDINAKGYVNNLKVVLDKGIDPIVSPFVRLEFAKQRLDFIYDELRFNNYDLAQSQIYIDNMLNEKAGIYIRIKSDNARADYRVNKILLLYDIKLPFLQNNGVTKTDLTLKIPFDHPEKTTYNGSFNIINSNINISDFKIAQANVTLKKDKLDIQNASVQSSMINGDFNASVDLKQKKGDFKTFITNLELPQESLKMENKFLDLSLDFDKNISLYNKEFTTTLNFDQGMSVYVEKLAKYKNYSKLMQKNKVHGGELSLNTLNFQDFNVDINNTTFESFLLYKDNNPYEYDSFSIKIKGNDFNLTSASGSVFAQKDNDDVNITLNNINLLISQQDTENTLDTLENSTYNISGKNIDLILKDFNKTLDFDQFDAKIKKDYVKAWANRNESKFDFLLKENQMQIRALKMDDDFLNTFMRQNVFEKGEFNLYIDGNSTDFFKGKFLFKDTYLKDLKFHQQLLSFIDTIPSLLLFKAPTFNEKGFSVENAGISFNRKKDLFEIDALNFNGDSADVLGQVKINLRNNQVDGLLELRTLKSASSVISKVPIINQIILGKDRQISTQIKLSGTVENPEFKTQLIAQSLQLPYHLIKNIFELPANLVK
- the mltG gene encoding endolytic transglycosylase MltG, which codes for MKSIIGNAKNLRIFLICCDLILIFLLSIFYYLLLPIKTNSVVFIPQGSVSKIITQLDKNNYKMSSIDKYTLYFLGHPQSGWINIGTKELNRVEFLHKLTVAKAALETITLIPGETTEIFFEELAPKLNLNAKTLMQEFYKQSPFKEGMLFPETYKIPKGITEELLVKYLLAYSTNEFKKLSYKIFREYNEKKWHEYIIIASIIQKEAASNEEMPIVSSVIRNRLRKGMKLQMDGTLNYGKYSHEKITPQRIRSDNSSYNTYKFNGIPKEAVCNVSFEAIKAAIFPAKTEYLYFVRDKKTNKHIFTSTLKDHNKAIRN